The Mytilus trossulus isolate FHL-02 chromosome 13, PNRI_Mtr1.1.1.hap1, whole genome shotgun sequence genome has a segment encoding these proteins:
- the LOC134695499 gene encoding E3 ubiquitin-protein ligase NRDP1-like, producing the protein MGYEVNRFQGDVDEELICPICSSVLEEPLQAPACEHAFCAACIQEWLTRQPTCPVDRNPITPNQLKPVPRILRNLLSRLQITCDNVGYGCTAVVKLDMLAAHLQECEHNPKKPVHCELGCGLVVPKDELKEHNCVRELRNLVQQQQHKMAEMQTELTEHKLQINEQKRELQLLKEYMRSMRVSNPRMREIQTEMEHADVIRWSNSLQAARVTRWGGMISTPDAVLQAVIKRALIDSGCPSHIVNELMENAHERRWPTGLSTLETRQLNRRQYENYVTKRIPGKQAVVMISCENQHMPEDLIMEPGIVMIFAHGVE; encoded by the exons ATGGGATATGAAGTAAACAGATTTCAGGGTGATGTTGACGAGGAGCTGATATGTCCTATTTGTAGCAGTGTTTTAGAAGAACCCCTACAG gcTCCAGCGTGTGAACATGCCTTTTGTGCAGCATGTATACAGGAATGGCTAACACGTCAACCTACCTGCCCTGTGGATAGAAACCCCATCACACCCAACCAACTTAAACCCGTCCCTCGCATCCTACGTAATCTACTGTCTCGTCTCCAAATCACATGTGACAATGTCGGTTACGGCTGTACAGCTGTGGTCAAACTCGACATGTTAGCAGCACACCTACAAGAATGTGAACATAACCCTAAGAAACCAGTCCATTGTGAACTTGGATGTGGTCTTGTTGTGCCAAAAGATGAACTTAAG GAACATAATTGTGTGAGAGAGTTACGGAACCTTGTACAGCAGCAGCAACACAAAATGGCAGAAATGCAAACAGAATTGACAGAacacaaattacaaataaatgaacaaaaacgaGAATTACAGcttttaaag GAGTACATGAGATCTATGCGAGTATCCAATCCAAGAATGAGAGAAATACAAACAGAAATGGAACATGCTGATGTTATCAG ATGGAGTAACAGTTTACAGGCTGCCAGAGTGACACGTTGGGGTGGAATGATATCTACCCCTGATGCTGTATTACAAGCTGTGATAAAACGGGCATTGATAGACAGCGGTTGTCCATCACATATTGTGAATGAGTTGATGGAGAATGCCCATGAACGACGATGGCCAACTGGACTAAGTACCTTAGAGACAAGACAGCTAAATAGACGACAGTATGAAAATTATGTGACTAAAAGGATTCCTG GTAAACAAGCAGTTGTGATGATATCTTGTGAAAATCAACATATGCCTGAAGATTTAATAATGGAACCTGGAATTGTCATGATATTTGCTCATGGAGTAGAATAA